A genomic stretch from Apteryx mantelli isolate bAptMan1 chromosome 28, bAptMan1.hap1, whole genome shotgun sequence includes:
- the LOC136994411 gene encoding uncharacterized protein: MPPRMVPWLLALSLAAVPAGVQAQVQLVEAGGGLREFGDSVQLSCKGSGFTFEDYHLLWYRQAAGATLEWVATISDDSSSIRYGTFSQAHVVASVPKEGKVSGSLTLTCTITGTLRGLCTTLLPCIQLQLKKTIMCICSGRRPGPKSRSSSQSGTMKKYGTTVEGQATASHDISRGEASLALHALHPRDSAQYICTIPTGTGTPAVL; the protein is encoded by the exons atgccgcccaggatggtgccttggctcctggccttgtcgttggcagcggtgccggcag gggtgcaggcccaggtGCAGCTGGTGGAGGCCGGTGGAGGGCTGCGAGAGTTCGGGGACTCCGTGCAACTCTCCTGCAAAGGATCCGGCTTCACCTTCGAGGATTATCATTTACTTTGGTACCGTCAGGCCGCCGGTGCCACGCTCGAGTGGGTCGCCACCATCAGCGATGATTCTAGCTCCATTCGTTATG GTACCTTTTCCCAGGCACACGTGGTGGCATCTGTTCCCAAGGAAGGGAAGGTCTCTGGATCTCTAACACTCACCTGCACCATCACTGGCACTTTGCGGGGACTCTGTACAACTCTCCTGCCGTGCATACAGCTTCAGCTAAAAAAAACTATTATGTGCATTTGTAGCGGGAGGCGCCCAGGGCCAAAGTCACGGAGCAGCAGCCAGTCGGGTACTATGAAGAAATACGGGACCACGGTGGAGGGTCAAGCCACTGCCTCTCATGACATTTCTCGGGGCGAGGCGTCTCtggctctgcatgctctgcacccccgggactCAGCACAATACATCTGTACCATTCCCACAGGGACAGGaaccccagctgtgctctga